The Fibrobacter sp. UWB16 sequence CCGATCTGGACAGCAGTGTAGCCGTCCTTCTCTTCTGTCTTATGGCAAACGACCACGCACGGACCGGCTTCGAGAACCGTGACAGGGACGCATTCGCCCTGTTCCGTGAACACTTGGGTCATTCCCAATTTCTTTGCGAGAATACCGTTCATTGTTATTAGACCTTAATTTCGACTTCAACGCCTGCCGGCAAGTCAAGTTTCATGAGGGAATCTACAGTTTGCGGCGTAGCATCAAGGATGTCGATAAGACGCTTGTGCGTACGGGATTCGAACTGTTCACGAGAAGTCTTGTCAATATGCGGAGAGCGGAGCACCGTATACTTCTGGATCTTCGTCGGGAGAGGGATGGGGCCTGCAATACGAGCCCCAGTGTTCTTAGCTGTATTCACGATATCTTGAGCAGAGCGGTCGATCATACGATGATCGAAGCTCTTCAAGCGAATACGGATGCGTTCACCAGCCATGATTATTCCTTACTTGATGATTTCGGTAACAGAGCCAGCACCAACAGTACGTCCACCTTCGCGGATAGCGAAGCGGAGCTGCTTTTCCATGGCGATCGGAGCGATGAGGTTCACGTGAATCGTGACGGTATCACCCGGGGTAACCATTTCGACGCCTTCCGGGAGCTGAATCGTGCCGGTAACGTCGGTGGTGCGGAAGTAGAACTGAGGACGGTAGCCGTTCATGAACGGCGTGTGGCGGCCACCTTCGTCCTTAGTGAGAACGTAGATTTCAGCCTT is a genomic window containing:
- the rpsJ gene encoding 30S ribosomal protein S10; this translates as MAGERIRIRLKSFDHRMIDRSAQDIVNTAKNTGARIAGPIPLPTKIQKYTVLRSPHIDKTSREQFESRTHKRLIDILDATPQTVDSLMKLDLPAGVEVEIKV